The window TAAAGTACAAACTAATATTCTGGATGTATTAGCACCTGTGCCGGAACAGCATCAGCAAGTAGCCCGGGAATCTTTTTGGGCTCAAGAAGGATATCGAATCGATAGAGAGCTGTTCCTGATAGTACATTTGCAAAGAAAATATTCCATATAGTAAACAACAACATCTTCATGCATGCACCTTTTTGTATTTGACTGAAGGAGATGTACCCTTCCATAGATGACAGCACTATCATGATGGGTGGAACAAGTTTAAGGAACAACTGAAGAATAAGACTTGGAAGATATCCAGTTATGACTTCACTGACAACTGTTCTGCAAATAAAGAAATTGTATAATTCAGCATCATGGAATAAATCAGAGTTCATTTTTAAAAGTTGTAGATTCTGCACTTACAAAGTCAGTATGCTTGTGAGAAAAGGAAACCAGGTTTCTAAAGTTGAAAGATTAGCGAGGCCTTGCACGATTACAACTGGAATGAGATATAGAATTGTAACAGCAGCATATGCAACCAGCACCACCAGCTTGCAGATCCATCTTTTTATAAAAGATGAAGAAAAGAAGGGCCAATGAACATCCTGGGGCTCAGGAGCGCTCTCTGTGACCCACTCTGTGGGATTTGTTCCTTGTTGAATGTGTAAAGCTACTGCAGCAGCAAGTCGGGACTTGAATGACACAAAAGCGGCTGAAACTTCCTGTTATTGTTTTTTTGGCACCATGGAACAATTGACTACATCAATTCAAGGTCAGATTAATCAACAACTAGACTATAAATTTGAAGTATACTCCTAAACTTGCTGATATATTTTTTAGAAATCAGAAAATGTCACATGTTTTGTTCATACATTCACCTAGTAAGAAGTATTAAAAAGCAAGAATGGACGAGTGTGTATGTGTGAGGTTGCTCATCTCTAATGATCTTTCCTAAAATATTTTGTTTTACATTTACATGTAAATTGTTGAAAACAAAAACTAAAAAGAAAAAACATCTACATCTAAGTTGATGCTAAGGAATTCATTAGGTGGAGGCGAATTTTACTTATACCATATGCTAAGGATTATTGTCAAGCTCTCCTTAATTAAGAACAAGAATAGCAGCAAACCTTTCCTGCCAATGATGATTGCTCTAATCTAACAGTATCTTCTAAATCATCCAATTTCTTTCCATAGTGATCCAAAGCATCAACTTTCCGTCCAAAAAGCCCATCACGCTTGAATCTTTGCTGTGGATCCTTTTCTGACTTGATACGGGCAAGCGTTCTGTATACCTTATCTGCATCTTTCTAGAAAAAAGGAAAAAGTTACAAGTCTTTCTTGAAGATTTCATGTAACAGGAAGTCTTTACTGGTACACGTTTTATTAAAAATTACGAATGTACAAATGTGTTTGATGCTTCCATCTAATGTGTAAGAAACTAAAGATGCAGATAGAAATTACAGACAAATCCCCAAGCTTTTAAAAAAGAAAAAAAAACAAGAAAACAAAATGAGGAAAATATAATGCTGAGGCTTACAGTTAGACGTTGGAGTTTGCTTGTTCGACGAACCATCGTGTGTGAAAGGTAAGTAGAAGAGTAATATTCTGTAAAAAAGTTTTCAATGATTTCACTGCTGCTGCTCCCAGACGGGACAGGAATACCACGGACCAATACTGTGAACTGATTAGGCTGAGGTTTGGATGAATAGAAGTGAGCAATTCTTCTTGATGAGATATAGCTGTACTCCTGCATAGTAATTGAATTGAATACTTTTGATTCTATTGTTCTAAATAAACCATCAAAATCTGATGGAACAAAGCCATAGAAAAGAACCAAAATCAAACTTACATTGTAAAGAAGATAGCAGACAAATGCACTGAAAATATATGCTGCACAGAAATGAACCCATAACCTTGGAAAACCAAAACGAACAGTCAGGGTCTCCTCATAATAGAATTACCACATGCCTACTATAAATTTGATAAACATAAATGAATTTGGAAAGATCCGGTCACAACTCTATTAAAATGAACATGCTGAAGTAAAGATCAACTAATCTACAAGCCAGGAAATTCAATATCCTCCAAGTCTATGAAATTCAATATCCTCCAAATCAGACACAATAGATAAGTGAAAACTCCAGCTCATATGCCAAACACGGAGGAATACATACATCCTATTTAAATTATCTGCCAGGGGGAAGTAGACAGATTCAACACAGACCTAAGCTAAAGCAGCCCTCACCTCTCATTAATCATCCAACTCTAACTTAACCAAAAGACACACCAACTAACAAAGGCAATAAATTGGGTAAGCACTAGAATGAAAACTGAGCCATTGGAAAACACATAATCCAACTATCAAAGACTGCAACACCCATTACAATCTCATATCAATATTTCCAACAATAAACCAAACACATACCAGTTTGAGCCATCATCAACGTTCGAAATACTAAACGAGTCCAAAGACTTGTTGGTCAAATCCGAAAAGTCCACCTCCAGCTGGGTCCCCAGGAAATTTATCGGCAGAAGAACAAACACCCCAATAACCGCAGCAAACCCAAACACCCTCAAACTGCCCCCAAACAAAAAAAAAAAATTCAAAAATCAAACTCAGCATTCAATACACCCTCTAACACAACTAGTCCGTAACTCCGTTTCAAACTAACCTGAACACGAAGATGCGCATGAAAACCACAGCATCCAAGCTGGTGGCAGATAAGAACTGATCTTCAGAAGGCTGCCATGCCCGTCTCACCCAGCCAGCAGTGGGCAACAATCTCTCGAAATTGAACCCATTTGCTTCTGTTTCTGATGGTGACTCTTTCTCTTTCTCCTTCGCAGCGACGAAGCGCGGCGCGTAGACCTTGGCGTTAATGGGCTGCTTCTTCAGAATAGAGTAGAGAGTGAAGAAAAGCAAACACAGACCCAGATTGATTCCCACCGAGGTTAATAACGCTGAGAGGATCATATCTCAAATCCTGTAATTCAAAGAAGCTGAGGGATTTCTAGTGCAGAAATGGGATTGGAATCCGAGAGCATTATGATTTTGATTTAGGAAAGCAAGCGTGTATGATTGTAGTTCGCAGTGTGAGTAGGTTAGGTATATTCTATTTTGTAAATGTAACCGACTTTGTGTTTAATAATGGACGATAATGCCCACCGTGGCGCGTTGGCTCCCGCCATGTGGCCTTTCATTACGGATCAGGACGGGTTATAAGTTCACTTCCTTTTCATGTAACCCACTGGATTATGTTGGCCCAAAATATCTAACTTTCCCAAGCTATGGTTCAAACTTCAAAAGCATTTGTTTTTTTTCCCTAGTTGGAACCATAAGGGTCGTAAGAGGATACACTTATAGGTTATATTTTGTACTTTTGTGTTCAAGATGTAAGAGTTTTTAAGAGTTGTAGTGGAACGTTTTGTTCATGTCTTACTTAGTAATATTTGGTCGTATGGCTGGCTTCAAACCATAAAATAATATTTATGTTTGCTAAGGAAACAGAGCTTCAAGCCAATTTATCTGAATCACTACGGCTACAGGAGTTGTATTGGAATGAAAAATCTAGAATTCGTTGGCTCTCTGAGGGTGATCGTAACACATCTTTTTTCCATGCTATATGTCGGGCTCGGCGTTCTCAATCTTCTATCACCTTGCTTAAAGATGGAAATCAGATTTACCAGGACCCTATCTCAATTCAGAATCATATTGTGGACTATTATTCCAATCTTTTCTCTCACCATGATGATTGTCAAGACACTGGTCTTATTTCCCGGGTAATTCCTAACATAGTTACAGTAGCTGAAAATGATTCTCCTATTGCAATTGCCTCTCCAGATGAAATTTTCTCTACTGTGAAAGCTATGGATCCTAATAGTTCCCCAGGGCCGGATGGATTTAGTGGCAGTTTCTTTTTAGCTTGTTGGGACTTAATTGGTGAGGATGTCGTGGAAGCAGTTCAGTTCTTTTTCCGACAAGGTACGCTACCAAACTCTTTCAATTCGAGTTTGATTATTCTGATTTCAAAGGTGGCTAATGCAGACTCTATTAAGCAGTATCGACCTATTTCAAAATCATTCCAAAAATTCTATCTCTACGGCTTGCTTCTATTGCTTCAAGAATTATTTCTCCTCAGCAACATGCCTTTGTCCCTGGCCATAACATTGCAGATTGTATTCTTACCACTTCCGAGTGTGTCAACTTGTTAGATAATAAGATTCATGGAGGTAATGTGGCTATTAAAGTTGCAGGGTTGCTCACCTGCGGACTTCATTTTAAGGGACAGAAAGGGACGACTCACTAACATCCGTTAGATATTAAATGAATCAATCC of the Fragaria vesca subsp. vesca linkage group LG6, FraVesHawaii_1.0, whole genome shotgun sequence genome contains:
- the LOC101307320 gene encoding uncharacterized membrane protein C24H6.13-like, with translation MILSALLTSVGINLGLCLLFFTLYSILKKQPINAKVYAPRFVAAKEKEKESPSETEANGFNFERLLPTAGWVRRAWQPSEDQFLSATSLDAVVFMRIFVFSLRVFGFAAVIGVFVLLPINFLGTQLEVDFSDLTNKSLDSFSISNVDDGSNWLWVHFCAAYIFSAFVCYLLYNEYSYISSRRIAHFYSSKPQPNQFTVLVRGIPVPSGSSSSEIIENFFTEYYSSTYLSHTMVRRTSKLQRLTKDADKVYRTLARIKSEKDPQQRFKRDGLFGRKVDALDHYGKKLDDLEDTVRLEQSSLAGKEVSAAFVSFKSRLAAAVALHIQQGTNPTEWVTESAPEPQDVHWPFFSSSFIKRWICKLVVLVAYAAVTILYLIPVVIVQGLANLSTLETWFPFLTSILTLTVVSEVITGYLPSLILQLFLKLVPPIMIVLSSMEGYISFSQIQKGACMKMLLFTIWNIFFANVLSGTALYRFDILLEPKKIPGLLADAVPAQASFFISYVVTSGWTSVSSELFRMIPLIFSIIKRLFSGKDGDEFEVPSIKYHSEIPRILFFGVLGITYFLLAPLILPFLLVYCCMGYLIYRNQLLNVYAPKYDTGGKFWPIVHGSTIFSLVLMHIIAIGMFGIKDLALASSLMVPLPILTLLFNEYCRKRFLPIFESYPVECLVKKDKEDQSDPSMDAFYDKLSTAYEDPALIPRRQRSTDGHNSPLLPAEV